The Cucumis melo cultivar AY chromosome 5, USDA_Cmelo_AY_1.0, whole genome shotgun sequence genome has a segment encoding these proteins:
- the LOC127149396 gene encoding uncharacterized protein LOC127149396, which translates to MAITNKIRMFEDMSEDIIIIEKILRSLTPKFNFVVCAIEESKNIDDLSLDELQSSLLVHEQKLKQQDNEEQALKASIETPSLSKRGRGRAKVKDEAWLWHLRNGHLKFGGLKTLQEKNMVTGLPQIKSHSEICEDCVVGKQHRDRFPTEKSWRAKHVLELIHYDLCGPINPTLNGGKRYFVTFIDDYSRKTWVDFLQKKSETFSAFKSFQEKVEKEADMSIKILRSDRRDWDPVTFEEAVKKPKWQEAMNDEIVAIERNNTWELIELPKG; encoded by the exons ATGGCAATCACCAACAAAATACGGATGTTCGAGGACATGTCAGAGGATATCATCATCATTGAGAAGATACTTAGATCCTTAACACCAAAATTCAATTTTGTTGTTTGTGCAATTGAGGAGTCTAAGAATATTGATGATCTATCACTTGATGAGCTGCAAAGTTCTTTACTGGTACATGAACAGAAGCTCAAGCAACAAGACAATGAGGAGCAAGCTTTGAAAGCTTCAATAGAAACTCCATCGTTGTCAAAAAGAGGTAGAGGCAGAG CAAAGGTGAAGGATGAGGCATGGCTATGGCATTTACGCAATGGGCATCTAAAATTTGGTGGACTCAAAACATtgcaagaaaaaaatatggTGACGGGTTTACCACAAATTAAAAGTCATTCTGAGATTTGTGAAGATTGTGTGGTTGGGAAACAACACAGAGATAGGTTTCCAACAGAAAAATCATGGAGAGCAAAGCATGTTTTGGAACTTATTCACTATGATCTTTGTGGACCCATAAATCCGACATTAAATGGTGGTAAACGTTACTTTGTAACATTCATTGATGATTATAGTCGAAAAACTTGGGTTGACTTTTTACAGAAAAAATCTGAAACTTTTTCAGCTTTTAAAAGCTTCCAAGAAAAGGTTGAAAAGGAAGCAGACATGTCAATAAAGATTCTTCGTAGTGATCGTAGAG ATTGGGATCCAGTAACCTTTGAAGAAGCTGTCAAAAAACCGAAATGGCAAGAGGCAATGAATGATGAGATAGTAGCAATTGAAAGAAACAACACCTGGGAATTAATTGAACTTCCAAAGGGGTAG
- the LOC103491216 gene encoding uncharacterized protein LOC103491216, whose amino-acid sequence MSSIGTSKGILEIAKFGIYVTIPIVLMYTFANNSKNLQRFMGKSYIVYPPEGPRPPSPEEVREMARELARKNNIHR is encoded by the exons ATGTCCTCGATTGGAACATCCAAGGGAATTCTGGAGATCGCCAAGTTTGGGATTTATGTTACTATACCTATCGTTCTAATGTACACCTTTGCCAACAATAGCAAAAACCTGCAGAGATTCATGGGCAAA TCTTACATAGTGTATCCTCCCGAGGGACCAAGGCCTCCGTCTCCAGAAGAAGTAAGAGAGATGGCACGCGAATTGGCTCGAAAGAACAACATTCATCGATGA